In the Verrucomicrobiota bacterium genome, one interval contains:
- a CDS encoding AAA family ATPase, which yields MTNARVWAGPPTPEEFQRQVQEFMRQHFERMTQKTARTATSEQEPPPDAPAPPAAEFKFEHKPKDVKAYLDRYVIRQEAAKKVLSVALCDHYQHVRQSMEGKAPSHYAKQNVLLLGPTGVGKTYLIRSIADLIGVPFVKADATKFSETGYVGGDVEDLVRDLVRKADGQIDRAQYGIIYIDEIDKIASSSNVAGRDVSGRGVQTNLLKLMEETDVPARAANDLGAQIQSMMDNARGKKSSATINTRNILFVVSGAFSGLEKIVRKRAREAAIGFGAAAAGTGVEEGWLEHARTQDFIEFGLEPEFIGRLPVRVVCLPLSVEDLFGILKNSEGSIVRQYEQSFGAYGIEVFFEDDGLRAIAERAAEEKTGARGLMTVCEEVLRPFKYELPSTTVKRFRIHRALVEDPEAELKRVLLLQREEERSMLRQVVREFGRRFQDAHGLEIEFTDGAADRLIALALDGGRPVREVCAERFKDFQFGLRLIAQNTGQTSFKVDEETVNAPDDRLSAWVVASYRGAAPSEPPPGAKAPSEPPPIA from the coding sequence ATGACGAATGCACGTGTTTGGGCAGGACCCCCGACTCCGGAGGAGTTTCAACGCCAGGTCCAGGAGTTCATGCGGCAGCATTTTGAGCGCATGACCCAGAAGACGGCGCGGACCGCAACTTCGGAGCAGGAGCCGCCGCCGGATGCGCCGGCGCCTCCCGCGGCCGAGTTCAAATTCGAACACAAACCCAAGGACGTGAAGGCTTACCTGGATCGCTATGTGATCCGGCAAGAAGCGGCGAAGAAAGTTCTCAGCGTGGCGCTGTGTGACCACTACCAGCATGTCCGGCAGTCGATGGAAGGGAAGGCGCCGTCGCATTACGCCAAGCAGAATGTGCTGCTGCTCGGTCCCACCGGGGTGGGCAAGACCTATCTCATTCGAAGCATCGCCGATCTCATCGGGGTTCCTTTCGTCAAGGCGGACGCGACGAAGTTTTCCGAGACAGGGTACGTGGGAGGCGACGTGGAGGATCTCGTGCGTGACCTGGTGCGGAAGGCCGATGGCCAGATCGATCGGGCGCAATACGGAATCATTTACATCGACGAGATCGACAAGATCGCGTCGTCGTCGAACGTGGCGGGCCGGGACGTGAGCGGCCGGGGGGTGCAGACGAATCTCCTCAAGTTGATGGAGGAAACGGACGTGCCGGCCAGGGCCGCGAATGATTTGGGCGCGCAAATTCAGTCCATGATGGACAATGCCCGCGGCAAGAAATCGTCGGCGACGATCAATACGCGGAACATTCTCTTCGTCGTGAGCGGTGCTTTCAGCGGCTTGGAGAAGATTGTGAGGAAAAGGGCGCGTGAAGCCGCGATTGGTTTTGGCGCGGCCGCGGCCGGCACCGGGGTCGAGGAGGGCTGGCTGGAGCACGCGCGCACGCAGGATTTCATCGAGTTCGGCCTGGAGCCCGAGTTCATCGGGCGTCTGCCGGTGCGCGTGGTCTGCCTCCCCCTCTCGGTGGAGGATTTGTTCGGAATCTTGAAGAATTCCGAGGGCAGCATCGTGCGCCAGTACGAGCAATCGTTCGGCGCCTATGGGATCGAGGTGTTTTTCGAGGACGACGGATTGCGCGCCATTGCCGAGCGGGCGGCGGAGGAAAAGACGGGGGCACGCGGGCTGATGACGGTGTGTGAGGAAGTGCTGCGACCCTTCAAATACGAACTGCCTTCCACCACCGTGAAGCGATTTCGGATCCACCGCGCGCTGGTGGAGGATCCGGAGGCTGAATTGAAGAGGGTGTTGCTGTTGCAGCGCGAGGAGGAGCGCTCGATGTTGCGGCAGGTCGTGCGGGAATTCGGCCGACGGTTCCAGGACGCGCACGGGCTCGAGATCGAGTTCACGGACGGGGCTGCGGACCGTTTGATTGCGCTGGCCCTGGATGGGGGCCGTCCGGTTCGCGAAGTCTGCGCGGAACGGTTCAAGGACTTTCAATTTGGCCTGCGGTTGATCGCCCAGAACACAGGGCAGACCAGTTTCAAGGTGGACGAAGAGACGGTGAACGCGCCGGACGACCGGTTGAGCGCTTGGGTGGTGGCCAGCTATCGGGGCGCGGCCCCATCCGAACCTCCACCCGGGGCCAAGGCGCCCTCGGAACCGCCGCCGATTGCGTGA